From Bos taurus isolate L1 Dominette 01449 registration number 42190680 breed Hereford chromosome 29, ARS-UCD2.0, whole genome shotgun sequence, a single genomic window includes:
- the PHLDA2 gene encoding pleckstrin homology-like domain family A member 2, with protein sequence MRSPGEVLREGELEKRSDSLLQVWKKKRGVLTTDRLRLFPTGPGARPKELRFHSILKVDCVERTGKYVYFTIVTTDRKEIDFRCAGESYWNASITLALIDFQNRRAMQDFRSRRERAAAAAAAAAAAAAAEQEPEAGPGGQP encoded by the coding sequence ATGAGGAGCCCGGGagaggtgctgagagagggcgaGCTGGAGAAGCGAAGTGACAGCCTGCTCCAGGTGTGGAAGAAGAAGCGCGGCGTGCTCACCACCGACCGCCTGAGGCTGTTCCCCACCGGCCCCGGCGCACGCCCCAAGGAGCTGCGTTTCCACTCCATCCTCAAGGTGGACTGCGTGGAGCGCACCGGCAAGTACGTCTACTTCACCATCGTCACCACCGACCGCAAGGAGATCGACTTCCGCTGCGCGGGCGAGAGCTACTGGAACGCGTCCATCACGCTGGCGCTCATCGACTTTCAGAACCGCCGCGCCATGCAGGACTTCCGCAGCCGCCGCGAGCGCGCCGCGGCCGCCGCGGCTGCAGCggccgccgcggccgccgcggAGCAGGAGCCCGAGGCCGGGCCGGGCGGCCAGCCCTAA